Part of the Pseudodesulfovibrio hydrargyri genome is shown below.
CCTGAGCGACGCCTTCATCACCACCGTCTATTCGCTGATGCTCGGCTTCCTGGGCTTCTACGCCCTGGCCGACTTCCTGCGTTCGCGCAAGGCGGACAAGGGCGGCGACGCCCACGGCGGCGGGGAAGGGGCCGAACTCGGAGCCCTGTGCCGCAACCTGCAGGACGTCAAGTGCCCGCCCATGATCAAGTTCGACCAGGACCTGGTCGCCGGCGGCCGCCAGATCTCCTGGATATTCCTGGTCCTGTCCGGCGCGCTGGTCGGCCTGGCCGCGGGCATCATGGGCGTGGGCGGCGGCTTTCTGACCTTCCCGATCTTCGTTTACGTGCTCGGCGTGTCCTCCATGACCACGGTGGGTACCGACATCTTCCAGATCGTGTTCACGGCGGGCTTCGCGTCCATCACCCAGTACGCCATCTACGGCTTCATCTTCTACACCCTGGCCATGGGCATGCTCATCGGTTCGCTGCTGGGCATCCAGATCGGCGCGCTGGTGACCAAGATCGTGCCCGGCATCACCATCCGGGGCTTCTACGCCATGGCCGTGCTGGCCGGTTTCATGAACCGGATATTCGCCCTGCCGAGCAAGCTGGCCGATATGGACATCATCTCGCTCTCGCCAGGCGCCGGGGCCGTGCTCAACACCATCGGCATCTGGGCGTTCTTCATCGTCATCGGCGGGTTCTCCGTCTGGGTGGTGGGCACCTTCCTGATGAACATTTCCAAGCTCAAGAGAAAGGAGGCCTAAGGCCATGATCTACAACAAGAAGGAATTCTACGGCGGGGCGAGCCTGCTGGTGGTCTTTTTCGTGATCCTGTTCATGATGTTCCAGCCCATCTACCACGGGCACAACGGCATGCAGTTTTTGGACAATCTCTACAACTCCATCTCCAAGGGGTCCATCAACTACTCCTCGCAGTTGAAGGACGACATGGCCAAGTTCGACGGCAAGGCCATAGACGTGACCCTGAACTACGGCACCGAAGTCCAGGCGGCCCAGTCGGCCGACATGTTCGCCAAGGCCGGGGCGCAGGCTTCGGCCGACGGCAAGGCGCTGCATCTGGCCGGTTCCCTGGGCGCGATCCTGAAGAGCAGCCTGGACGACGCCCAGGTCATGTACGACAACGACGGCGAGGCCATCCAGGCCCGGTACGGCATTGAGCCGCGCCGCGTCCTGTACAACTGGTGGATATCCTACAAGCTGATGAACAAGGCCTTGGGCAACCAGAAGGAATTCGCGGCGGCCAAGGCCGTGGACACGGTCCAGACCAAGTCGGTGGAGGCCTCCTACAACTACTACGGGGTCGAGGCCCAGAGCATCACGGACGACATAGGCCTGGTCATCTTCTCCCTGGTCTTCTATGTGCTTTACACCTTGTGGTACGGGTTCGCCATCCTGTTCGTCTTCGAGGGATGGGGACTCAAGCTCAGTCACTAAGTCTCGGAATGCGCATCATACCCTAGCCCTGCGCGGTCCGGCGGCCTCCCCCGGCCGTCGGACCGCGTCCCGAGCCATGAGGGGATTTACTCCTGTCCGAAATGATTGTATTTTCTTCACATGAGGAAGCGTGCATGAATCTCCAGAACTATTACGACACCGTTATGGAGCTGACCCACGGCATCGTGGTCACGCTCGATCTCGACGGGGGGATCATCCACGGCAACTCCGAGCTGGAGCACCTCTCCGGGTATCATCTCCAGGAACTGGCGGGCCGCGACTGGTTCGAGGTCTTCATCCCCAGGGACGAGCGGGACATGGCCCGGCGCGCCCTGCTCGAGAGCGTCCAGGACAGGGGAGTGACCGCCTTTGCCGGACGCATCCGGGCCAAGGACGGGGACACGGTCTACGTCAACTGGAACCTCAAGCCGCTGACCGACTCCAACGGCGAGATCGTCAGCCTGCTGTGCGTGGGCCAGGACGTGACCGACCTGGTCCTGCGCGAGAAGGGCCTTTTGCGCGAGCGGTTCACGCTGCTTGAGCGCAACAAGGAGCTCAACTGCCTCTATTCCCTGAGCCAGCTCATGGGCGAGATCCACCGGACCATGGACGACCTCCTGACCCAGGTGGTGGAACTGCTCCCGGCGGCCTTCCAGAACCCGGAGATGACCTACGCCCGGCTGCGCCTCGGGCACAAGATCTACGAGACCCCGGGCTTCGAGGAGAGCGATTTCATGCTCAAGTCCGACCTGGTGATCAACGGCGAGAAGCGCGGGTCGCTGACGGTCGCCGTGCGCAACGACGCGGCCCGGCCCGGTTTTCTGGAGGACGAGCGGGACCTGTTCACCACCGTGGTCCAGCAGGTGGTCATCCTGGTCTCCAAACGGGAGACGCGGTTGGCCAAACAGGAGCTGGAGCGCCAGCTCAGGCAGTCGGACCGGCTGGCCAAGATCGGCCAGTTCTCCGCCGGGGTGGCCCACGAGATCAACGAGCCCCTGGCCAACATCCTCGGCTTCGCCGAACTCGCCCTGCAGAGCCCGGACCTGCCCGAGCAGGTTGCCACGGACCTGAACAATATCGTGGAGTCCTCCCTGCACGCCCGCGAGATCATCCGCAAGCTCATGTTTTTCGGCCGCCAGCTACCGCCCCAGCCCGCGTTCATCGACTTCAACGACACGGTGGAGCAGGCCCTGCGCATCACCGAATCCGGGGCCCGGCGCGGCGACATCGAGATCGTCCGGGAGTATGACCGGAGCCTGCCCAAGATATTGGCCGATCCCCAGCACATGAAGCAGGTGGTGGTCAATCTGGTGGTCAACGCCATCCAGGCCATGGTCGACGGCGGTACCGTGACCGTCCGAACCATCGGGCTCGACAGCGACGCCTACCTGGTGGTGGAGGACACCGGCCCGGGCATGACCCCGGACGTGCTCAAGATGATCTTCACCCCGTTTTTCACCACCAAGGACGTGGACAAGGGTTCCGGCCTGGGGCTGTCCGTGATACACGGCATCGTCAAGGCCCACGGGGGATTCATTCAGGTGGAAAGCTCGCCGGACGGGGGGACCAGGGTGGAGGTCGCCTTTCCCTGCCATCTGCGCGACCCGGAGGATGAGCCATGAGCAGGACTGTCCGCATTCTCGCGGTGGACGACAGCAAATCGACTCTGGAGGTGCTCAAGCGCAATCTCGTGCCCGCGGGCTACGAGGTTTTTACCTGCGGCCGGGTGGACGAGGCCGTTGCCCTGCTCGAGGACCTGGTCATCGACCTGGTCATCACCGACTACCGCATGCCCGCGGCCTCGGGGTTGGATTTGATCAAGCACGTGCGAGCCAACCTGCCGGACGTGGAAATCATGATGATAACCGGCTACCCGTCCATTCCCGGCGCGGTGGAGGCCATCAAGGACGGGGCGGGGGAGTACCTGGCCAAGCCGTTTACCACCGAGGAGCTGCTTTCGTCCGTGGGGCGCATCGTGGAGCGGCTGCAGCGCAGGCGGGTCCTGGCCTCGGCCGACACTCCACCCGACAATTTCGGGATCATCGGCACCTCTCCGGAGATGGAACTGGTCTTCCAGCGCATCGGCAAGGCCGCGGCTTCGGACGCCAACGTGCTCATCAACGGCGAGTCCGGCACCGGCAAGGAGCTGGTGGCCCGGGCCGTGCACTACAACAGCGACCGGCGGACCGCGTCGTTCGTGCCGGTCAACTGCACGGCCATCCCGGACAGCCTGGTGGAGAGCGAGCTGTTCGGCCACGTCAAGGGGGCCTTCACCGGGGCCAAGGAGTCCAGGGCGGGCTTCTTCGAGGTCGCCAACGGCGGGTCCATTTTCCTGGACGAGATCGGCGACGCCAGCCCGACCATGCAGGCCAAGCTGCTGCGGGTCCTCCAGTCCAAGGAGTTCTGCAAGGTGGGGTCGAGCATCGTCAAGACCGTGGACGTGCGCATCCTGGCCGCCACCCACAAGGACCTGCGGCGCATGGTCGGGGAGGGCTCTTTCCGCGAGGACCTGTTCTACCGGATCAACGTCATCGACATCAACGTGCCGCCCCTGTCCGAGCGCGAGGACGACATACTCGTGCTCATCAACCATTTTCTGGCCGAGTTCTCCAGGGCCATGCACCGCGAGCCGCCGACCATCTCGGACGAGGCCCTGCACGCCATGCGCCGTTTCGACTGGCCCGGCAACGTCCGCGAGCTGGAGAACCTCATCCAGCGGCTGGTGGTCATCGTGGATCACGACACCATCGAGATCACGGACCTGCCCGAAGCCATGCGCTTCAGCCTGCCGCGCGAGGGCAGCGTCAACCGGACCCTGGAGGAAGTGGAGCTCGAACACATCCGCAACGTCCTGGTCATGACCGGAGACAACAAGACCCGCGCGGCCGAGATCCTCGGCATCAACCGCAAGACCTTGCGGGAAAAACTCAAGCGCTTCGAAGGGATGGCCGGGCAGGGCGAATAGCCCATCCCGGCCGCCCCGGGGTGAACCTTTGGGGTTGACCCGGCCCTGTCCTTATGCGAAAGGGCCGGACGGCGTTGACCTGTCCGCACAGTCGGGTATGGTGCAACGCACAACCATATCCAAGGCGCATCATGGCTTTCAACGTGGAAAAATACCTCAGCAGCCACGTCCGGCATGGCATGAAGGTCGGACTGGCCAGCGTTCTGGCCTACGTCGGGGCGGAACTTATCGGCCTGCCCTACGGGTACTGGGCGGTCATCACCACGGTCATCGTCATGCAGATGCATGTGGCCGACTCCATCCAGATGTGCCTGTACCGGTTCACCGGCACGGCCATCGGCGCGGGCATGGGCATCCTGATGATCCTCGTCTTCCCGCCCACCCACCTTTATACGCTCATCGCCGTGTTCGTGGGCACGGGCGTATGCGCCTACCTGACCCGCTACGACGCGCGCTACCGCATGGCGGCCATCACCATGGCCATCGTCTTCCTGTCCAGTCTGCAGGCGGAGAACCGCATCGAATACTCCCTGTTCCGGGTGGCCGAGATCGGCGTCGGTGTGCTCTGCGCCTTCGTGGTCTCGGTGGCGGTCTGGCCCAACCGGACCACCTCGGTCCTGCTCGACCGGCTGTGCGGACAATATGACCAAGTGGCCGACGACGTCCTGCTGCTCATGGACAATTTCCTGCACCGTCAACGCAAGACCGACCCGGATCTGTTCTTTGACCTGGCCCGCGAGGTCCAGGCCAACCGGGATCTCTACAACAAGATATATTCCACCGAGCGGCGCGTCTTCCGAGACGACATGGCCAAGCTCTCCCTGCAGGTCAACACGCTCAATTCCGTGGTCGAGCGGCTGCAATCCACGCCTTCCTTGCTCAACGAGGTGGAGGGCGACGGCTTCGACATCATCATGACACCGGAACTGAACCTCCTGGCCCGGCATCTGGCCGTGGCTCTGCGCTCCATCGGACGGGGCGTGCAGTACGATCCCCACCCCCTGGCCCGGGCCGTGGACAGGGTGGAGCAGCGGTTCATCGAACTGCGCGAGCAGGGCGTCATCGAACGGTTCGAGGTGCGCCGGTACTTCCAGGTCATGAGCTTCATCAACACCGTACAGCACCTGGGCGAATTCCTCCTGGTTGTCCTGAACAAGCCGCGCGGAACCGTATAGCCTTCCGATCTTCTCAGATAGAGGCCTGCGGCGGACAGCCGCGGGCCTCTTTTGCGTGGAGACGCGTAATTCCGGCCGGGAGGGGGGCTGCGGCCCAGACGAGGCGGGTGAAGAGTTCGAGATTCTCCACTGTCTTGTGAAAAAAAGTACGCGGCCGCATTGGGTTTTCGTCCACCTTGTCTTGCCGAAATAGTCTTGCCTAAGAGGCGCGTTTGCGCGTTGCCGCGATAGCTGACCCGGACTGCGGAAGACCTGAAAAACCGGGGCCTGGGATGACGTCCAAAAAAATTCTAAATTTTTTTTAGCAACGTCCATTCTATTATTTTTGCCAAATTCATTTTTTTGCCGAGACGTGAAGGCGGTCTGGCAAAACAAGGCGAGGCCGTTCGTCGACATGCTTAATCCAGCGAATTGCCGTTTTATTTGTGCGAAAAATCACATGAGGGCGAAAAAAGGGCATCTCTGCCCAGCAGTAGCGCTCTTGTTGTGTCGACCATTGTACCCGATGTGAAAAAAACTTCATATGTCCTGTCATTGCGCGATCTTGGCGTGATAAAACGCCTGTTTTGCAACTAAAAAACAATGTATTTTAACGCATTGTGGTTATTTTACCTGTTGGTGCAATTGCCACCGGTAGTGGCACGTTTTCTGCTAAAAACGAACTGATTGATTAATCAATCTGGACGTGCTAGCCCGTCCCCGGAAAAAGGGCGGAAGGCGGCCCGACGAACAATGTAAACAGCTATTGAGTGAGGATTGACCAGTTGCAAAATAGATACTTCATAATTTCGGCAGTCGTAGCGCTTCTCTTTGTGGGAGCCGTGGTCGGCTACGCCATCCCGGAGGAAAAACAGGAGGTTCCCGCCCGGATCATCCTGGACAACACCGGGGGGCGGGTCGTGTTTTCCCACCGGACGCACGCGGATGACTACGGGGCCGACTGCGCGGACTGTCACCATGACGGACTCGAGGGCAGGGAGTACCTGCCGTGCGGAGCCTGCCACCCGGCGGAGTTCGACGAAACGTTCCGCCGCGAACACCCCAAGGCGTTCCCGGACAAGGAGGCCTGTCTGCGCTGTCACGACGAAGTGCCCACCGGGCCGCTTCCCGAGGATGAACGGCCGGACATCGAATCCATCCCGACCCGTGGCGAGGCCTTCCACTCCCTGTGCATGGGCTGCCACGAGGAAAACGGCGGTCCCTACGGGGAAGATGCCTGCTACCAGTGCCACGCGAGGTAATCCATGCTGAAGATACACTATTCCCTGGATCAGAAACCGGCCGATTCCATCCGTGACCTGGAACCGCCCAAGGTCTTGAACATATCGGTGCGCAATCTCGTCCTGAAGACCAAGAAGGGCAGCGTGCTGGCCAAGGGCGACCTGGTCGCCGAACATCCGTCTCCCTGCGGCGGGGCCTGCCATGCGGCACTGGGCGGCAAGGTCAAGGCCGTCAACTACCACAGCCTGACCGTGGAATGCTCCGGCGGCGCCGAAACCGTCGAACCCGTGGACGTGGCGTCCATGGGCAAGGGATCGGAACTGATCCGGGCCCTGCAGGAGCTGGGCGTGGATGTCTCTCCGCTGTCGGGACGCGCCGAGGTCCTGGTGATCAACGGTCTGAACCCCGAGCCGGGCGTGTCCGTGGCCCAGCAGCTCCTGCGCGACGGCGGCGAGGAACTGCGCGCCGGATTGGACATGGCCCGCAAGCTGCTTTCCCCCGACCGCACCATCCTGGCCGCGCCCAAGGGCGAAGCCGTCTCCATACCCGGTGCGGAAACCGTGGGCATCCGGGCCAAGTATCCGTATTCCCTGGACGCCCTGGTGGTCCGCGCCGTGACCCGCAAGGAGTTCCCCGAGCACACCCGGGTCATCAACGTCATGGATCTGTTCGATCTCGGCAAGGTGGCCCTGACCGGACTGCCCGTCACCGAGACCTTCATGACCATCGACGGACACAACTACCGGGTGCCCGTGGGCACGCCCGTTCGCCATATTCTGGAGGCCCTCGAACTGAACGTCGAACCGGGCGACACCATCGTCCTGGGCGGACCGTTCAGGGGCGAGTCCATCTATAGCCTCGACCAGGGGGTCAAGAAGGAGGACTACGGCATGTTCATCACCTCCTCCGACGCCATTCCCGAGGTCCAGGACGCGGCGTGCATGAACTGCGGCGAATGCGTCCTGCAGTGCCCGGCCCGGGTGCAGCCCCACCTCATCAGCCGCTACGCCGAGTACGAGCGGTTCGAGGAGGCTGAGCGATACGGCCTGAACAGCTGTTTCGAGTGCGGCCTGTGCGCCTTCAACTGTTTCGCCAGACGGCCGCTGCTCCAGTACATCCGCTTCGCGAAGGCGCAGATCCGCGCCAAGGGGCAGGGAACCAAGGCCTAGGCCGGATCCCGATCAAGCAAGATCGACAACACAAGAGAGATACACGATATGAATCCTCCAATTCTCAAGGCGATGTCCGACATCTCGCTTCGCCTGACGGTTTCGCCGCCGCCGCACTGGCGCAGCGGGCGGACCATCCAGGGCATGATGCGGGCCCACCTGCTGGCCCTGGCTCCGGCCGCCGTCATGGCGGTGGTCATGTACGGCTACCGCGCCTTTTCGGTCATGGGCATGGCCGGAACCGCCGCCGTGCTCACCGAGGCCGTCTGCCTCCGGCTCCAGAAGCGCGATGTGGACGTGGACAACTATACGGCCCTGTACGCGGGCGTGCTCTTCGCCTTCCTGCTTCCGGCCACCGCGCCTTGGTGGCTGGCGGTCGTCGGCGGGGTGCTGACCATCGCCCTGGGCCGGACCGTGTTCGGCGGCTTCGGCTGCAATCCGGTCTGCGCCCCGCTGGTGGCCTGGGCCGTGTGCCGGTTCTCCTGGCCCGAGGCCATGGACATCGACCTGAATCTGGCGGCCTACATGGCCAACAGCCCGGTTGACCAGCTCATGCACTTCGGCGTGTCCAGCCTCGGCCAGTTCGACTACATGGATCTGTTCATGGGCCGCGGGCTCGGCGGCCTGGGTTCGTCCCAGGTTGTGGCCCTGACCGCGGGCGGCCTCTTCCTGCTGGCCACCCGCTGGATCCGCCTGTTCATCCCGGTGGGCTTTTTGATCGGCGTGGCCGGCACGGCCGCCGTGTACTGGACCATCGATCCCACGGCCTATGCCGATCCCATGTTCCACCTGCTGGCCGGAAGCACCATCTTCGGTGCGTTCTTCCTGGCCCCGGACACCGCGTCCAGCCCGGTGGGCAAGATTCCCCAGACCGTGTTCGGCCTTCTCGCCGGGGCCATGGTCGTGATCATCCGCACCTACGGGGTGTATCCCGACGGCGTGCCCTTCGCCATCATGGTGGCGAACCTGCTCAGCCCGTTGCTGGACCGCCTCCGTCCCAAGTACTTCGGAGTCAGATAGCCATGCGTGAAATCATCAATATGATAGTGGTCCTGTCGCTCATCTGTGCCGCCTCCGGCACCCTGTTGGTCAACCTGAAGCGGGCCACCAAGGACAAGATCGAACAACAGGTGCTCGTCAACGTCCAGGGACCGGCGCTGATGACCGTGCTCGCCGGATGCGACAACGATCCCATCGCCGAGCGCCAGACCGTGGACGGCGTGACCGTGTTCCCGGCCCGGCGTTCCGGCAAGCTCGTGGGCGTGGCCTTCGAGACCGCCGCTCCCGGTTATTCCGGCGATGTCGGCGTCATGGTCGGATTCGACCTGGACGCGGACCGGCTCATCGGCATCGGCATCACCACCCAGACCGAGACCCCGGGCGTGGGCACCCGCATCATGAAGCCCGCGTTCCTCAAGCAGTTCAAGGGCCACAAGGTCGATTCCCTGGCCCTGAGTTCCAAGGGCGGCGACATCGACGCCGTGGCCGGGGCGACCTATTCGTCCACCGGCGCGGTGGACGCGGTGCGCAAGGCCTTAACCGTCTACAAGGACATCAAGCCGCAAATCGCCGCCCTCTGGCCGGCGTCCTAGGGAGCAATACATGAGTTCCATCAAGAAGGAATTCCTCAAGGGATTGTGGGACGAGCTGCCGCCGTTCCGCGTGGTGCTGGGCCTGTGTCCCACGCTGGCCGTGACCTCCACGGCCGAGAACGGGTTGGGAATGGGCGTGGCCGTGCTCTTCGTCCTGACCCTGTCCAACGCGATCATCTCGGCCCTGCGCAAGATCATCCCCGGCAAGGTGCGCATCGCCTGCTTCATCGTCATCGCGGCCTCCCTGGTCGTGGCCGTGGAGCTGCTCATGCAGGCCTACACCTATTCCCTGTACCAGAAGCTCGGCATCTTCGTGCCGCTGATCGTGGTCAACTGCATCATCCTGGGCCGGGCCGAGGCGTTCGCCTCCAGGAATCCGGTCCTGCCGTCCATCGCCGACGGCCTGGGCATGGGGCTCGGCTTCACCCTGTCCCTGACCTTTCTGGGCGCGTTGCGCGAGGGACTGGGCAGCGGCACCGTCTTCGGTGTCCCGGTGGCCTGGGAGACCTTCCGGCCCGCCCACTTCATGGTCATGGCCCCGGGCGCGTTCGTCTGCCTGGGCGTCATCCTGGCGGGCATGAACGCCTTCAATCGGTATCTGAGCCGGAAGAAGGGCGAACCGCTCACTGAACCGCAGAACGCGGCCTGCGCCTCCTGCGCCGGCTGCAACCTGTGCATCACGGGCAAGAAGGAAGGGTAGCCATGGATTACTTCATGCTGTTCGTCTCGGCGATCTTCATCAACAACATCGTCCTGGTCCAGTATCTGGGCACCTGTCCGTTCATGGGCACGTCCAAGTCCACGGACGTGGCCATCGGCATGGGCGCGGCGGTCATCTTCGTCATGCTCATGGCCACGGCCTTCACCTGGCCCCTGCAGCATTACGTGCTGACCCCGTATGGGATCGGCTATCTGCAGACCATCGTGTTCATCCTGGTCATCGCCTCCCTGGTCCAGTTCGTGGAGCTGTTCCTGAAGAAGGTCATTCCGCCCCTGCACGCCTCGCTCGGGCTGTTCCTGCCCCTGATCACCACCAACTGCGCGGTCATGGGCGTGGCCATCATGGTGCAACGCAGCAACTATTCGTTCGTCAAGGCGATGGCCTTTTCCCTTGCCTCGGGCATCGGATTCCTCATCGCCCTGGTGATCATCTCCTCCATTCGCGAGCGGCTGGACGTCTCCCCGGTGCCGACGGTCTTCCGGGGCATTCCGGTGGCCCTCATCACGGCGGGCGTAATGTCGTTGGTCTTCCTGGCTTTCCAGGGCATGGCCGCTTAACCGAAACAAGTTCAAGGACGCATATATGGTAACCTCATCCATACTGGTTCTGTTTCTCCTGGGGTTGACGGCGGCGTCCGTCCTGGCGGTTGCCGCCCGTATACTCCACGTCAAGGAAGACCCCCGCGTGGTCAGTGTCGAGGCATGCCTGCCCGGCGCCAACTGCGGCGGCTGCGGATATCCCGGGTGCTCGGCCGCGGCCACGGCCGTGGTCAACGGCGACGCGCCCCCCGAGCTCTGTGTGGCGGCCAACATGGAAACCGCCACGCGCATAGCCGCGATCATGGGATCCGAAGTGCAGTTCAAGGAGCCCAAGGTGGCCACGAACATCTGCAGCGGCGGCTCCCGGGCCAACCTCCTGTTCGACTACAAGGGCGTGGAGGACTGCCGCGCCGAAGCCTTGCTCTATGGCGGCGAGAAGTCCTGCGGCATCGGCTGCATCGGGCTCGGCACCTGCGTCAAGGTCTGCGGCTTCAACGCCATCCGCCTGAGCGACGCCGGGCTGCCCGTGGTGGACTGGAACGCCTGCCGGTCCTGCGGCAAGTGCGCCGAAGCGTGCCCCACCGGGGCCATCCGCATCTCCAGCGTGGCCAGCGTGCTCCTGCACCTCAACCAGACCGATGACTGCCTGGCCCCGTGCATGCAGAAGTGCCCGGCCCAGATCAACGTCCGGCGCTACATCCAGCAGCTCAAGCAGGGCGACATGCGCGGCGCCATGCTGACCATCAAGGAGCACAATCCGCTGCCGCTGGCCGTGGGCAGGGTCTGCCCCGCGCCGTGCGAAAACATCTGCCGCCGCAAGATCGTGGACGAGGGCGTGGCCATCCACACCCTGCACCGCTACGTGGCCGATTGGGAGATGCAGAGCGGAACGCGCGTGAACCTGCACTGCAACCCGCCCAGCGGGCACAAGGTGGCGATCATAGGCGGCGGCCCGGCCGGGCTGTCCTGCGCCTACTTCCTGCGCCGCGTGGGCCATGAGCCGGTCATCTTCGAGAAGCGCGAGCACATCGGCGGCATGATGCGCGGCATCATCCCCGAGTACCGCCTGCCCGCCAAGGTGGTGGACTGGGAGGTCCAGACCATCCTCAATCTCGGCGTGGAGACCCGCACCGGCGTGGCCTTCGGCCGGGACGTGACCCTGGCCGATCTCGAGAAGGAAGGGTTCGAGGCTGTGTTCATCGCCACGGGCGCGTGGAAGGTGCCGCCGCTCGGCATAGACAACGACGACGCCGAGGGCGTGCTGGACTCCATCTCGTTCCTGCACGGCGTGGGCCATGTGTACACCGACCTGCGCGGCAAGACCGTGGCCGTGGTGGGCGGCAGCAACACCGCCATGGACGTGGTCCGTTCCGCCGCCCGCCTGGGAGCCGAGGTCGTCGCCCTGGTGCCGTGCATCCAGCGCAAGATGTCCGCCAACAAGGAGGAGATCCTCCGCGCCGTCGAGATCGGCGGGGATCTGCGGTACATGACCGCGCCCCTGGCCATCGAGGTGGAGAACGGCGCGGTCAGCGGCGTGACCTATTGCGACCTGGCCTACGACAACCCCGAGAAGCCCGTGGGCGAACCCAAGCCCGTGTCCGGGACCAAGGCGTTCGTCCGGGCCGACATGGTCATCGCGGCCACGGACCGCCTGGTGGACGACGGTCCGCTGTGCGACGCCGAGGGCAAGCCGATGTTCAAGAAAGACAAGAAGACCGGTGGGATCACCGCAAACCCGACCACGTTGCAAACCGACATCCCCAACGTGTTCGTGGGCGGAGAGGTGCATACCGGCCGCAGCATCCTGATCCAGGCGGTGGCCGACGGCCGCCGGGCCGCCCGCGCCATTCACTTCCACGTGACCGAAGGGGCCGTTCCGGAACCTGACAACCAGCAGGTCCAGGTCATCCCGGAGTCGATCCTCAAGGACATGCGTGTGAACTACTCCATCCCCAGGGTGCAGGAGCCCCTGATCAGCATGGACGAGCGCAGGCACA
Proteins encoded:
- a CDS encoding RnfABCDGE type electron transport complex subunit D, producing MNPPILKAMSDISLRLTVSPPPHWRSGRTIQGMMRAHLLALAPAAVMAVVMYGYRAFSVMGMAGTAAVLTEAVCLRLQKRDVDVDNYTALYAGVLFAFLLPATAPWWLAVVGGVLTIALGRTVFGGFGCNPVCAPLVAWAVCRFSWPEAMDIDLNLAAYMANSPVDQLMHFGVSSLGQFDYMDLFMGRGLGGLGSSQVVALTAGGLFLLATRWIRLFIPVGFLIGVAGTAAVYWTIDPTAYADPMFHLLAGSTIFGAFFLAPDTASSPVGKIPQTVFGLLAGAMVVIIRTYGVYPDGVPFAIMVANLLSPLLDRLRPKYFGVR
- a CDS encoding 4Fe-4S dicluster domain-containing protein is translated as MLKIHYSLDQKPADSIRDLEPPKVLNISVRNLVLKTKKGSVLAKGDLVAEHPSPCGGACHAALGGKVKAVNYHSLTVECSGGAETVEPVDVASMGKGSELIRALQELGVDVSPLSGRAEVLVINGLNPEPGVSVAQQLLRDGGEELRAGLDMARKLLSPDRTILAAPKGEAVSIPGAETVGIRAKYPYSLDALVVRAVTRKEFPEHTRVINVMDLFDLGKVALTGLPVTETFMTIDGHNYRVPVGTPVRHILEALELNVEPGDTIVLGGPFRGESIYSLDQGVKKEDYGMFITSSDAIPEVQDAACMNCGECVLQCPARVQPHLISRYAEYERFEEAERYGLNSCFECGLCAFNCFARRPLLQYIRFAKAQIRAKGQGTKA
- a CDS encoding PAS domain-containing sensor histidine kinase, producing the protein MNLQNYYDTVMELTHGIVVTLDLDGGIIHGNSELEHLSGYHLQELAGRDWFEVFIPRDERDMARRALLESVQDRGVTAFAGRIRAKDGDTVYVNWNLKPLTDSNGEIVSLLCVGQDVTDLVLREKGLLRERFTLLERNKELNCLYSLSQLMGEIHRTMDDLLTQVVELLPAAFQNPEMTYARLRLGHKIYETPGFEESDFMLKSDLVINGEKRGSLTVAVRNDAARPGFLEDERDLFTTVVQQVVILVSKRETRLAKQELERQLRQSDRLAKIGQFSAGVAHEINEPLANILGFAELALQSPDLPEQVATDLNNIVESSLHAREIIRKLMFFGRQLPPQPAFIDFNDTVEQALRITESGARRGDIEIVREYDRSLPKILADPQHMKQVVVNLVVNAIQAMVDGGTVTVRTIGLDSDAYLVVEDTGPGMTPDVLKMIFTPFFTTKDVDKGSGLGLSVIHGIVKAHGGFIQVESSPDGGTRVEVAFPCHLRDPEDEP
- a CDS encoding sulfite exporter TauE/SafE family protein produces the protein MRFFSQWGRFMMAGAGALAQWEIDNAKSIVGSRKKLLLIGLMIIPIILIGVAFADDIGPALPHLLGGKKAYSPAFYSLGIFMVSIAIGVGAGLITGCIGAGGGFIIAPALMSAGIKGILAVGTDLFHIFAKAIMGSVIHRKLGNVSVSLAVVFLVGAVLGATAGGVINRVLYEINPILSDAFITTVYSLMLGFLGFYALADFLRSRKADKGGDAHGGGEGAELGALCRNLQDVKCPPMIKFDQDLVAGGRQISWIFLVLSGALVGLAAGIMGVGGGFLTFPIFVYVLGVSSMTTVGTDIFQIVFTAGFASITQYAIYGFIFYTLAMGMLIGSLLGIQIGALVTKIVPGITIRGFYAMAVLAGFMNRIFALPSKLADMDIISLSPGAGAVLNTIGIWAFFIVIGGFSVWVVGTFLMNISKLKRKEA
- a CDS encoding cytochrome c3 family protein, which gives rise to MGAVVGYAIPEEKQEVPARIILDNTGGRVVFSHRTHADDYGADCADCHHDGLEGREYLPCGACHPAEFDETFRREHPKAFPDKEACLRCHDEVPTGPLPEDERPDIESIPTRGEAFHSLCMGCHEENGGPYGEDACYQCHAR
- a CDS encoding FUSC family protein, translating into MAFNVEKYLSSHVRHGMKVGLASVLAYVGAELIGLPYGYWAVITTVIVMQMHVADSIQMCLYRFTGTAIGAGMGILMILVFPPTHLYTLIAVFVGTGVCAYLTRYDARYRMAAITMAIVFLSSLQAENRIEYSLFRVAEIGVGVLCAFVVSVAVWPNRTTSVLLDRLCGQYDQVADDVLLLMDNFLHRQRKTDPDLFFDLAREVQANRDLYNKIYSTERRVFRDDMAKLSLQVNTLNSVVERLQSTPSLLNEVEGDGFDIIMTPELNLLARHLAVALRSIGRGVQYDPHPLARAVDRVEQRFIELREQGVIERFEVRRYFQVMSFINTVQHLGEFLLVVLNKPRGTV
- the rnfG gene encoding RnfABCDGE type electron transport complex subunit G: MREIINMIVVLSLICAASGTLLVNLKRATKDKIEQQVLVNVQGPALMTVLAGCDNDPIAERQTVDGVTVFPARRSGKLVGVAFETAAPGYSGDVGVMVGFDLDADRLIGIGITTQTETPGVGTRIMKPAFLKQFKGHKVDSLALSSKGGDIDAVAGATYSSTGAVDAVRKALTVYKDIKPQIAALWPAS
- a CDS encoding sigma-54-dependent transcriptional regulator; translated protein: MSRTVRILAVDDSKSTLEVLKRNLVPAGYEVFTCGRVDEAVALLEDLVIDLVITDYRMPAASGLDLIKHVRANLPDVEIMMITGYPSIPGAVEAIKDGAGEYLAKPFTTEELLSSVGRIVERLQRRRVLASADTPPDNFGIIGTSPEMELVFQRIGKAAASDANVLINGESGTGKELVARAVHYNSDRRTASFVPVNCTAIPDSLVESELFGHVKGAFTGAKESRAGFFEVANGGSIFLDEIGDASPTMQAKLLRVLQSKEFCKVGSSIVKTVDVRILAATHKDLRRMVGEGSFREDLFYRINVIDINVPPLSEREDDILVLINHFLAEFSRAMHREPPTISDEALHAMRRFDWPGNVRELENLIQRLVVIVDHDTIEITDLPEAMRFSLPREGSVNRTLEEVELEHIRNVLVMTGDNKTRAAEILGINRKTLREKLKRFEGMAGQGE